In one bacterium genomic region, the following are encoded:
- the dprA gene encoding DNA-protecting protein DprA — MQVLLKSDKLYPELLGEIYQAPAQLYVAGDLPNLPMIAIVGSRKPTPYGEMVAYKISADLARAGFCIVSGLAYGIDSIVHRAALESNGKTVAVLGSGLENIYPTKHRPLAREIIRSGGAIISEYPAATPPLKHHFPARNRIIAGLAQATIVPEADAKSGSLITAQLALDENRLVFAVPGPITSARSSGPNNLLKAGASVITSAADVCAILGSNSPEKEQTILSTKELSQNAQIILRSLQNNPATTDDLSTSTKLAISELLSTLTLLEMQNFVRSTHGNTWISTITI; from the coding sequence ATGCAAGTTTTACTAAAATCAGACAAGCTTTATCCAGAACTCCTGGGCGAGATCTATCAAGCACCCGCCCAACTATATGTCGCAGGCGATCTACCTAATCTACCAATGATTGCAATTGTTGGCTCCAGAAAACCAACCCCTTACGGAGAGATGGTGGCCTATAAAATTTCAGCTGACCTAGCTAGAGCGGGTTTCTGCATCGTGAGTGGGTTAGCTTATGGAATAGATAGCATTGTGCACAGGGCAGCCCTGGAGTCCAATGGAAAAACCGTCGCTGTACTTGGATCGGGCTTAGAAAATATTTACCCAACCAAACACCGCCCACTAGCTAGAGAAATTATTCGATCGGGTGGCGCTATAATTAGCGAATATCCAGCCGCCACACCACCACTCAAGCATCATTTTCCAGCCCGTAATCGTATTATTGCCGGACTAGCTCAAGCCACCATTGTACCAGAGGCCGATGCCAAGTCTGGGTCGCTCATCACCGCACAGCTAGCCCTTGATGAAAATAGACTAGTGTTTGCTGTTCCGGGGCCAATTACCAGTGCTCGATCGTCTGGCCCTAATAATCTACTCAAGGCTGGCGCCAGTGTAATCACATCAGCCGCTGATGTCTGTGCAATATTGGGGTCAAACAGCCCTGAAAAAGAGCAGACTATTCTATCTACCAAAGAATTGAGTCAAAATGCTCAAATTATCTTACGATCACTGCAAAATAACCCAGCCACAACAGATGATTTATCAACATCAACCAAACTGGCCATATCAGAGCTATTGAGCACATTAACACTTTTAGAGATGCAGAACTTTGTCCGATCAACCCATGGTAACACCTGGATAAGTACCATAACTATTTGA
- a CDS encoding aminoacyl-tRNA hydrolase: protein MATKSTTKLRPALIVGLGNPGKKYEHTRHNAGFLIVEALAHAHQASWQDKPAWCTQVAELAPQVFAVKPTTYMNESGRAVKALANYFDVAQNHICLVYDDRDLPYGKMRWTEGFRTGASHNGVRSVATAVGKSFTRLRFGIGNNTMAHMPLETFVLQSFNAFEKALLDEQIHHAVKELEDHFDL from the coding sequence ATGGCCACAAAATCGACAACTAAACTACGCCCCGCACTGATTGTTGGGCTTGGTAATCCTGGTAAAAAATATGAACATACCAGACATAATGCTGGCTTTTTAATTGTCGAAGCTCTGGCGCACGCTCATCAGGCCAGCTGGCAAGACAAACCAGCTTGGTGCACTCAGGTAGCCGAGTTGGCCCCCCAAGTTTTTGCCGTTAAGCCAACTACTTACATGAATGAATCAGGTCGTGCCGTAAAGGCTCTGGCAAATTATTTTGATGTAGCTCAAAACCACATTTGCCTTGTCTACGACGATCGAGACTTACCGTATGGTAAGATGCGCTGGACTGAGGGCTTTCGAACTGGTGCCAGCCACAATGGTGTGCGTTCTGTTGCCACTGCAGTAGGGAAGAGCTTTACACGACTGCGCTTTGGGATAGGCAATAATACGATGGCCCACATGCCGCTAGAAACTTTTGTCTTACAGAGCTTTAATGCCTTCGAGAAAGCACTATTAGATGAGCAAATTCACCATGCCGTCAAAGAGCTAGAGGATCATTTTGACCTGTGA
- the der gene encoding ribosome biogenesis GTPase Der, whose product MSKTTQIPVIALVGVPNVGKSSLVNRLLGSRATIIHDESHTTRDITRHLVEWEGRVTYLQDTPGFGNTKDILTQAAQDQLANSLKSADLILFVVDSTQAHITEAEKKLARTVRALQKPAFLLLNKADKSPVDTAHFKGLGIETMLPVSAHHGEGIEELKQMVVKNLPHQSTAIPTTPSLKVAILGRPNVGKSSLINFLSGEEAAIVSEIAGTTRDPVNISIDLNGKQLLITDTAGLRKPGKIGRDIEYFSLARTRQIVKAADVCVLVVDATEAATSQDQRIAGIIREAGKGLVLAVNKSDKLTGEDRQSLRLERRLQREFEFVWWAPYVLISAQTGKNLDKLLEQIIEVGQKTQQQLRTKDINDALQMAIGAKPVASAGNLRPKLNYATQTGNLPLEITIYGTHPDAIHFSYRRYLENQMRQKFDLHGVPIKLIFKSKYGHKIDN is encoded by the coding sequence ATGAGTAAAACAACCCAAATCCCCGTAATTGCACTTGTTGGCGTACCAAATGTTGGTAAGTCCAGTTTGGTGAACCGCCTACTTGGTAGCCGCGCCACCATTATTCATGATGAAAGCCATACCACCCGAGATATCACGCGCCACTTGGTAGAGTGGGAGGGGCGGGTGACTTATCTGCAAGATACGCCGGGCTTTGGCAATACAAAAGATATTTTGACTCAAGCCGCTCAAGATCAACTAGCAAACTCCCTAAAATCCGCCGATCTAATCCTTTTTGTAGTAGATAGCACCCAAGCTCACATTACTGAAGCCGAAAAAAAGCTCGCTCGCACCGTTAGAGCACTCCAAAAACCAGCTTTCTTACTCTTAAATAAGGCCGATAAATCACCCGTTGATACAGCTCATTTTAAAGGCCTAGGTATTGAAACTATGCTACCTGTATCAGCCCATCATGGCGAAGGGATTGAAGAGCTCAAGCAAATGGTGGTTAAAAATCTTCCACATCAGTCAACCGCAATCCCTACCACACCAAGTCTCAAGGTTGCAATTTTAGGGCGACCAAATGTAGGTAAGTCTAGCTTGATTAATTTTTTATCAGGAGAAGAAGCTGCGATAGTATCGGAAATTGCCGGTACAACCCGCGATCCGGTGAATATTTCAATCGACCTTAATGGCAAACAGCTACTCATCACCGATACTGCCGGACTCCGCAAGCCTGGCAAGATTGGTCGTGATATTGAGTATTTTTCACTGGCTCGCACGCGCCAAATTGTTAAAGCCGCTGATGTCTGCGTGCTGGTTGTTGACGCTACCGAGGCAGCCACCAGTCAAGACCAAAGGATTGCCGGTATTATTCGTGAAGCTGGCAAAGGCTTGGTCCTGGCGGTTAATAAATCCGATAAACTGACTGGTGAAGATCGGCAAAGCCTACGACTGGAGCGACGCCTGCAACGTGAATTTGAATTCGTCTGGTGGGCGCCATATGTACTTATTTCAGCCCAAACTGGTAAAAATCTTGATAAACTCTTAGAGCAAATTATTGAAGTTGGTCAAAAAACCCAGCAACAACTTCGCACTAAAGACATTAATGACGCCCTCCAGATGGCCATTGGCGCCAAGCCAGTTGCCAGTGCCGGCAATCTACGCCCCAAATTAAACTATGCCACCCAAACCGGCAATCTACCCCTAGAGATCACGATCTACGGCACTCACCCTGATGCCATTCACTTTAGCTATCGGCGCTATCTAGAAAACCAGATGCGCCAAAAGTTCGATTTGCATGGCGTGCCTATAAAGCTTATCTTTAAGAGTAAGTATGGCCACAAAATCGACAACTAA